From Candidatus Manganitrophus morganii, the proteins below share one genomic window:
- a CDS encoding tetratricopeptide repeat protein, protein MDEKDHKERPTETETIPRNALRRPRPFWKSILFTIIIVTAFFGLLELLLALIGVRSVLVTEDPFVGFAEEIPLFVEEPQPDGSVLLKTARNKWTWFNRDQAFPKEKSGNSYRIFCMGGSTTYGHPYYDRVSFCGWLRAFLRAADPSRDWEVINAGGISYASYRVAHLMNELTQYQPDLFIVYSGQNEFLEQRSYGGLMEQPPWTLRASAMLSRTRTWAAMEQALEAVRPDSIKKAKERYQLSGEVNEILTHTLGPTTYRRDDPLKERIITHYRLNLIRMVQIARESGAEVLFVQPAINLKDMSPFKSEHKEGLGEQALKEWEERYRRGGELQKESRFSEALAAYREGLQIDDRYADLHYRIGQVLFEMKKYDEAEKAFWRAVEEDIVPLRILRSMQQVVEEVAADEGAPLIDFPRLLREAYSRQYDHAVFGKEYFVDHVHTNIEGYRLLGLALLDQMAQQKVVTPDPSWGAETIQTVEKEVMSGLNRFADGLALKNLGKLFDWAGKFEEANAVFLRALEALGPDAEIYRRLTTSAMGREAFDEAIFYLSQAAVLEPDRPEIHHKLARLLAQQGRIEEAIEHYRMELQRFPNNYIVHTDLAVMLARKGENEAARGHFDAALKLSPDFEFAHLNLAILLAKERRYEEALAHNREVLRVNPAQHLAHIYSGVILKNQGKTEAAIQHFSEAVRLKPDDPVAKKNLEEALAGRKK, encoded by the coding sequence CTCCGTTCTCGTGACCGAAGATCCCTTCGTCGGATTCGCCGAAGAGATCCCCCTGTTCGTCGAAGAGCCCCAACCGGACGGATCGGTTCTTCTCAAAACGGCCCGGAACAAATGGACCTGGTTCAATCGGGATCAGGCCTTTCCCAAGGAGAAGTCGGGGAACAGCTATCGGATCTTCTGCATGGGAGGATCGACGACCTACGGTCACCCCTATTATGACCGGGTCTCGTTTTGCGGATGGCTGCGGGCGTTTCTGCGCGCCGCCGACCCGTCGCGCGACTGGGAGGTGATCAACGCCGGAGGGATCAGCTACGCCAGCTACCGCGTGGCCCACCTGATGAACGAGCTGACGCAATATCAGCCCGATCTCTTTATCGTCTACTCCGGACAAAATGAATTCCTCGAACAACGCTCCTACGGGGGCCTGATGGAACAGCCTCCCTGGACGCTTCGGGCGAGCGCCATGCTCAGCCGCACCCGGACCTGGGCGGCAATGGAACAGGCCCTCGAGGCGGTCCGGCCCGACTCGATCAAAAAAGCAAAAGAGCGCTATCAGCTGAGCGGCGAGGTGAATGAAATTCTCACCCATACCCTCGGCCCGACGACCTATCGTCGCGATGACCCCCTCAAAGAGCGGATCATTACGCACTATCGGCTGAACCTGATCCGGATGGTCCAAATTGCCCGGGAGAGCGGCGCGGAGGTCCTCTTCGTTCAACCCGCGATCAACCTCAAAGACATGTCCCCTTTCAAGAGCGAGCACAAGGAGGGACTCGGTGAGCAGGCGCTTAAGGAGTGGGAGGAACGCTATCGGCGCGGCGGGGAACTTCAGAAGGAAAGCCGCTTCAGCGAGGCGTTGGCTGCTTATCGCGAGGGGCTTCAAATCGACGATCGTTACGCCGACCTCCATTACCGGATCGGACAGGTTCTCTTTGAAATGAAAAAATATGACGAGGCGGAAAAAGCCTTCTGGCGCGCCGTCGAGGAGGATATCGTCCCGCTTCGGATCTTGCGTTCGATGCAACAGGTCGTCGAGGAGGTGGCCGCGGACGAGGGAGCGCCGCTGATCGATTTCCCCCGTCTTCTCAGAGAGGCCTATTCGCGTCAATACGACCATGCCGTCTTCGGCAAGGAATATTTCGTCGATCATGTCCATACCAACATCGAGGGTTACCGTCTCTTGGGTCTGGCGCTGCTCGATCAAATGGCACAACAGAAAGTCGTCACCCCCGATCCGTCGTGGGGCGCCGAGACGATCCAGACCGTGGAGAAAGAGGTGATGTCGGGCCTCAACCGCTTCGCCGACGGGCTGGCCCTGAAGAATCTGGGGAAATTGTTCGATTGGGCCGGGAAATTTGAGGAGGCCAACGCGGTCTTCTTGCGGGCCTTGGAAGCGCTCGGTCCCGACGCGGAGATCTATCGGCGGCTGACCACCTCTGCAATGGGCCGCGAGGCGTTCGATGAGGCGATCTTTTATCTCAGCCAGGCGGCCGTCCTCGAACCGGACCGGCCAGAGATCCATCACAAATTGGCGAGATTGCTGGCGCAGCAGGGGAGAATCGAGGAAGCGATCGAACATTACCGAATGGAGCTTCAGCGTTTTCCGAACAACTATATCGTTCATACCGATCTGGCGGTCATGCTTGCAAGGAAGGGAGAAAACGAGGCGGCGCGGGGTCATTTCGATGCGGCGCTGAAGCTGTCGCCCGATTTCGAGTTCGCCCATTTAAATCTGGCGATCCTCTTGGCCAAGGAGCGGCGGTACGAGGAGGCTTTGGCCCACAACCGGGAGGTGCTTCGGGTGAACCCCGCCCAGCACCTGGCGCACATTTATTCCGGCGTGATCCTGAAAAACCAGGGGAAGACCGAAGCGGCGATTCAGCACTTCTCCGAGGCGGTGCGGCTGAAACCGGACGACCCGGTCGCTAAGAAAAACCTGGAAGAGGCGCTGGCCGGACGCAAAAAATAA